One window of Phycisphaeraceae bacterium genomic DNA carries:
- a CDS encoding WYL domain-containing protein, translating into MKQNSDIHRLLRIVTLVQGPGVYPAERLASELGVSERTIFRDIKKLCDTGVPVVFDERTGGYRVGTGFFLPPLQLTADEALALAVLCDDLAQKEQIAFLAPAWRALAKIEAQLPPEARAEIDAMAGHVVVRTAQADPGEGSSDVYDRMRQSIATRRSLRCEYESPSSVANGTPAERESFIFEPYALLFSVRAWYALGRREGREGVRCLKLSRFSRVSPTDASYEIPTDFSVEKHLGNAWRLIPGPVEYDIILRFESPFSETVSDTLWHPTQTIEHEPDGSIIMRMRVAGLDEIVWWVLSMGPSCRVIQPYSLAERVRDLAMSTARLYQR; encoded by the coding sequence ATGAAGCAGAACAGCGACATCCACCGACTCCTCCGGATCGTCACGCTGGTGCAGGGGCCGGGTGTCTACCCGGCCGAGCGACTGGCGAGCGAACTGGGCGTGAGCGAGCGGACGATCTTCCGAGACATCAAGAAGCTGTGCGATACCGGTGTTCCCGTCGTCTTTGACGAGCGGACAGGCGGGTACAGAGTGGGGACGGGGTTCTTTCTGCCGCCGCTCCAGCTCACGGCAGACGAGGCACTGGCTCTGGCGGTCCTGTGCGATGATCTTGCCCAGAAGGAGCAGATCGCCTTCCTGGCTCCTGCCTGGAGGGCACTCGCGAAGATCGAGGCCCAGCTTCCGCCCGAAGCAAGGGCGGAGATCGACGCGATGGCCGGTCACGTGGTGGTCCGCACGGCCCAGGCAGATCCGGGCGAGGGCTCGTCGGATGTCTACGACCGCATGAGGCAGTCGATCGCGACCCGCAGGTCGCTCCGATGCGAGTACGAGTCTCCTTCGAGCGTTGCAAACGGCACGCCCGCCGAGCGGGAGAGTTTCATCTTTGAGCCCTATGCGTTGCTGTTCTCTGTTCGTGCCTGGTACGCCCTCGGACGTCGAGAAGGTCGGGAGGGCGTTCGCTGCCTCAAGCTCTCGCGATTCTCTCGCGTGTCACCCACGGACGCATCCTACGAGATCCCGACCGACTTCTCGGTAGAGAAACACCTGGGCAATGCGTGGCGGCTAATCCCTGGACCCGTTGAGTACGACATCATCCTCAGATTCGAGTCGCCGTTCAGCGAAACGGTCTCCGACACGCTCTGGCATCCCACACAGACGATCGAGCACGAGCCCGACGGTTCGATCATCATGCGCATGCGTGTTGCGGGACTGGATGAGATCGTCTGGTGGGTCCTGTCGATGGGCCCAAGCTGCCGCGTCATTCAGCCGTACTCGCTGGCTGAGCGCGTACGGGACCTTGCCATGAGCACGGCTCGCCTGTACCAGAGGTGA